A single genomic interval of Hevea brasiliensis isolate MT/VB/25A 57/8 chromosome 4, ASM3005281v1, whole genome shotgun sequence harbors:
- the LOC110644161 gene encoding LOW QUALITY PROTEIN: lysine--tRNA ligase, chloroplastic/mitochondrial (The sequence of the model RefSeq protein was modified relative to this genomic sequence to represent the inferred CDS: deleted 2 bases in 1 codon) → MEALKVWTLSSKPFRHLLHLASSNTTTRPCYSTLVLRSSSSRVGGRNRRSCSSSSSSSSASDREAVRTIRLKKIEELRSNGLEPYAYKWDRTHTANQLQEIYRHLANSEESSNMSDHVSITGRIVARIEFGKLAFLTLRDDSRTIQLYCEKERLLNGQFEQLKTLVDIGDILGASGSMKRMEKGEISVCVSAFTILTKSLLPLPDKYHGLTDVAKRYRQRYVDMIANPEVVDVFRKRAKIVSEIRKTMESLGFVEVETPVLQNLTIQNASPRVLGHSHPAIWGSRSRMRNLGDVDGFERTLGRASEAAQ, encoded by the exons ATGGAGGCTCTCAAGGTCTGGACACTCTCTTCTAAGCCATTTCGCCACCTCCTCCACTTAGCTTCTTCCAACACCACAACTAGACCTTGCTACTCCACTCTGGTTCTCCGCTCCTCCTCCTCCAGGGTCGGCGGACGCAATCGCAGGTCCtgctcctcctcttcttcttcttcctccgcgTCAGACCGTGAAGCTGTCCGCACTATTAGGCTTAAAAAG ATTGAAGAACTGAGGAGCAATGGCCTTGAGCCCTACGCCTATAAGTGGGATAGGACTCAT ACGGCTAATCAATTACAAGAGATATACAGGCATCTAGCCAATAGTGAAGAGTCAAGTAACATGAGCGATCATGTGTCAATAACAGGCAGAATTGTTGCTCGCATAGAATTTGGAAAGCTTGCCTTTTTGACACTAAGAGATGACTCAAGGACTATTCAG CTTTACTGTGAAAAGGAAAGGCTCTTAAATGGTCAGTTTGAGCAATTGAAGACACTTGTTGATATTGGTGATATATTGGGTGCCAGCGGTTCAATGAAACGCATGGAGAAAG GTGAAATTTCAGTTTGTGTTAGTGCTTTCACTATTCTTACAAAATCCCTACTTCCATTGCCGGACAAATATCATGGCCTAACTGATGTAGCTAAGCGTTACCGCCAACG ATATGTTGATATGATTGCAAATCCTGAAGTTGTTGATGTCTTTCGTAAAAGAGCCAAG ATTGTTTCTGAGATTCGCAAGACAATGGAATCACTAGGTTTTGTTGAAGTTGAAACTCCAGTTCTGCAG AATTTGACGATTCAGAACGCGTCTCCCAGGGTTTTGGGACACAGTCATCCCGCGATTTGGGGCTCGCGATCCAGAATGCGGAACCTAGGGGATGTGGATGGATTTG AGAGGACGCTTGGAAGAGCAAGTGAGGCAGCACAATGA